From the Debaryomyces hansenii CBS767 chromosome F complete sequence genome, the window GTAGGCTTAAGAAGATTTGACAGCTTTGAATTAGGCAGTGATGAAGACTCACAAGATTATCATCAAAGAACATGAGAGAGGTGGTTGACATTTGAAATCATAATTACAGGATTAATTCGATTGAAGTTATGTTTATAGATTTGCTTCTGCAAAACttatttttggaattataTGTAGGTATATGTTAGTATTAAACAATACAATTTATAGGATACAAAAAgttatattatcaatatattgttGGTGAATAAATAACTAAATTCAAACTATAAAATACAATGTATAGGAACCATTAATGCGCAACTCTACTtaaatatcatcaatatccaaatcttcaccttcttcttcatcactaTCTTCAGCACCGAATTCGAAGTTgacatcttcatcttcgtcgGCACCAAATGTATCGGTTTCGTTAATTTTAGCATTTTCTGGCAATTCACCGACATTCTTCAATGTTCTGGCTTCATCAGAATTGTATTTGTGGATAACATCACATTGGTCGTCTTGGAAATCTCTCAAAGAAACTAAAATAATATCACCTTGGGACATCCAGACcttctttcttaatttACCTCTAATGTGACCCATTCTCTTTTCGCCATCGAAACATGAAACTTCGATTCTACCATTACCTAACATCTTGGTGATTTGAGCGTATTCTTGTCCTTCATCCTTGTAGATTAATTCTCTCTTTTGACCACCGTTATCATTCTTACCTCTTCTTCTATTCTTACCACCTTTACCTTTACCAGTTTTACCCATTTTGAATTCGTATAAGGTTCTTAATtaggaaaagaaggaaacGGTAAGATACTATTCATAgttctttgaaaattttaatggCCACCTAATGATTATATAAGCATGACATAATCTtttaaatatgaaaagTCATTAGCTAGACTATAGTAAAGACATAAAGAATCCATATtactttaaataataactGCATTAAATGGATTCGTTCGAAGCTAGTACACAATTCACACAAATACTTAAGGGGTTAACACCCTccattcaaaatttgacTCGAGCAGCACACTTTGcattaaaaaattcagaaaGTGAAGATTATTTGTTCCATACGATCATAGACACTTTAGATGACCCAAACATAGAGCTAAACACCAAGTCGAcgatttttcaatttatagaAGTATTAATGCATGAATCATTGGTTATATCACTGCAACCAAAATCCCACTATACGTATCCGTATGTGCataacttgaaaaattctcTACCCAAAATTTTACTCAAGGTATTACCTGGGTCAAACAATTCAAGTTTATACAACGCCTATAATagtttgaagaatatatctGAAACATGTAAGGTTAATTATGATGAATACAACAAAAAGTACAGTGGTATATCCGAGTTATTTAcagatgaagatttagaGAACATCGACACCAATTTACCGTTTCCTGACATCAAAGTGGAAGATGAGATTGAAGCGTCAGATCCATTAATAACTACGTGGGATTTGTTaatcaaaaagaaaaaacAGAGTCAATACGAGAGATTGCGGTTGTTAAAACACCTGAGAATGATTGAAGAATCCGTAGAGGAGGAGGACATGTTTAGTTATAAGGGAGGCAAGTCACAAAAAGACCAAAATAACGGCAAAGCAAATGAACTTTTACTCTCAAAGAAACATATTTTGTTAAGAATGGAAGATGACAGAGAGACCCATAAGAgatcaaaagaaaatatatggGTTGTAAATAGACCAAAGGATGCTTCTATTTTAACGGAAGATGAATTCTTGGTTCATTATTGGAATAAATATAGAGTGATGGCagaggaagaagagaagaCATTTATGGACAGCCTTGACGAACTCAACGGCTTGGTGGTTGAAAGTTATAAAGATAAGCAGTTTTAGAAGAAGGGgtaatttaattcattttgcGAATTGTGTAATTGTAAATAAACAAAGCTATATTAATATCTATATACAAAACATATCTAGTAATTTATGCTGTGTGGCTCTTATAGGGCTCGCTCACTGGATTTGACAATATTCCTAATAGTTCGTTCTTTCCAGAAACGCAGTACGTTGCCGAAGTTCTTGAATCTGCACCGAGAACAGTAACTGTTATCACCTCTGGTATTTCACCAGATCTCTCCAAACCATTTGCATATTCATAACCAGGTTCATCAATAAGCGTAGAACCACCACTTAAAAATAAAGCGGTGACTAAgtttttttgaattttggaCGTAGGGCTCTTAATAGGTGGTAAGCTTGCTGTTTCAGATATCGGTGTGCTAGGCGCAGAGCCTGGAACCTGTTTAACttgatattcttctatCAATGATTCACTTTTGATTCCCTGCTTCTTTTGGttataataagaaataatGAACTTCAAAGCCTTCATAGATAATTTGTTTTTTTGCACTATTAAAACATTTCTGATCAAGGTCGCATGGACACCATCCTGATCCAggaataattcattaacatGCTGAATACAATCTCCCAAAATAGACAAACTTCTTTCACgatcattttcaaaagacTTACCAGGGTGAAATCTGATTGTGCAGTCTTCAACCTCCATATGAGAACCAGGTAATCTTTCTACTTTAGATGCAATTAATTGTGAAACCTGAGGCATCCAACCTTCAAGCTCgacttcatcaataatagaTATCCACTTATCTGACTCTGTGAGCTTAATATAACCACCATTCTCCGCAACAAGGCCCAAATTAGGACTTCTATTGTACAACGTATCTAAATCTGACCTTTTCAAATAACTGGTCAAGTAAACGTGGTTTAAAGGAtcagataataattcatttagTAAGCTTGCAAATCTAGAAGATTCGGAAAATGCTCCATTTTTACCAGCTGCTGCTACGGCTGACTTAGAGGTGAGCttatgaaattttgaacTTGGATCATTTGTTGAAGCAATAGCAGAAGGGGTGTCCAAATTTAAGAAGAATAATCTTTTACCTCCATCATTACGAGAATAAAAActatcaaatatatctctTGTGAACGGGATTAGTTTGTTTAAATTTCTACTGTGGTCATAATCCCATCCTTCATTAATACCTTGTAAACAATTTTCAACCCAATTTCTCGAATCGTGGTTACAAATTGTCTTGTAACAATTAGTCCAGCGCTTAACCTTTTCATCTTGTCCCATATCTAACAGtactttaaataattctgcAAATCGTTTAAGATCCCATGGATTAATCAAAATTGCCCCTTCTCCATTACAATTCAAAAGAGGTGAAGATCCAGTAAATTCGGAAAGCATTAAAGGCGATTTTTTTTCTGTGGTTGCAATTATGTACTCATGGCAAGTCAAGTTTAAGCCTTCCCTCATAGAAGCGACCACAAATACTTCAGCTTCACATTGTAAAGCCACATATTGCTCAAACCCTATATCTTGTTGCAACAACACTACTGGTTGCGAAAAAGATATATCACCTGTCAATGCATTAATTCTTCCAACAATAGACATGATTTCACTTTCATAACTTGAATCTTGTGTTGTACCTGgacaaatttgaattaaaaCAGTTGTATCCACGTATTCTGGATTACTATGTAAAAACTTTTCATATGCTAATAACTTTTGCTTAATACCACGtaatttttccaatttatCTCTACTGACGatcaatttcttattgGACCATCTTTCTCTAATCATATTTCTCCATTCATTAACTTCATTCGATCCTAAGTAACCTTCTAACGATTTAGCATCCACACCAACTGGGATAGTATTAATCATCGTGAATTTGCCTTCATAAGTTATACCAAATTCGTTAGCATCTGCTAACAATAACCTGTTGCAGGTTTGCCAGAAATGTCTAACATATTCATCAGTTTGAAATGTAATACAATTAGCACCCAACATCCCACTTAATATAGCCTTTCTTTGAGCAAAGCAACGAAATACTTCAGATGATGGGAACGAGACATGTAAAAATAAACCAATTTTGGCTTCCGGCAACTTTTCTCTGATCATTTTGGgtactaataataaatgatAGTCATGAATCCAAATCATATTATTAGGATCATTAGGATCAGAAGACCCGTTTTCtttcttatataaatcaacaattttgtCAGCTACTAGTTGATTTAATAGCTTATAATGACCCCACGAATGATCTTCAAAGGCCTTTGATTTAGGATCATCTggaatttgataatgtaACGTTGGCCACAAAATTTGCTTACAAAATGATTTATAATGGCCTTGGAAAGTTATATCATTAGGAAAAACAGCTTCACAGTCGTAGTTTTCACTTAAGGAATCAGAAATACCGTTAATTACTGAATTTGGTACCGCGTCACTTGGCATAGCTAAGGTACCTACCCATTTATGGTCATTAATACCACCAGCATCAACTGCAATTTGAACAGCCTTTGTCAAAGAAACGTTACCTTTACCAGCTAATACAACTTTCCATGGTGCATCCTCAAAAATGTTTTCCTGGTTTAGTATACCGTCCTCCAAGTCTGGTTTAGAAAACCCTCCGAACGGAGTCAACTTTGATTCTGTTCTTCCATGTACcaaatcattaaaattttcaatatgaTCTTCATCCACACTCTTATCACTTGCATAATCACTTTCTcttgcttcttcttcctctacTTCTTTGATGCGTGTGGGAATTGAATTCGAGCTACTATTGCTATGCAAGGTAAATCCCTGCCTAGAAATAGGTGTTCTCTGTCTAGTCGAAGGTACAGACATCGTAGAAGAATTAGTAGTTGGATTTAAACCAATCATGTTAGAATAGGAACTAAATGATGAGTTATTTAAGGACgtcaaattatttgatgatcTGTTGATCTTCAACCCTGGGAGACCAGCATCTTCactcttcttctttgggTCTACTACCAGACTCTGAAATGCAACATTACTATACCTAGATCTTGGTTGAATCAACTTCGATCCTAGTTTATCATACAAGTTATCTGTTAGAATATTTTGGCTATCATGGGGTGTTCTTTTATGACTGTGAAAAAATTCCTGTGCAGAATTGACCTGATCAGTATCACTGCCTGTCATTATACTGgcattatcattaaaagTGGGTGATCCCGAGCGAGGTGTATGCTGCTGAGATGTGCTTAACGATGGTAAAATCGAGCTTTGCGATATGCCAGTGCCCATACCTGCTGATACGCTTTTCCtttgttgatttcttgcatcattttgaatattaggTACTGTAGCATCCTTCTGCGTTATGTCGATGTCATAATCAACTCTACCGCCCACATCGAACTTGACCGTATAAGGCAAAAATCTATTGAAATGTTAATATTCATTCGTCTTCAATTCATAAGCAATAGATTCAAACAACTTTAATCTCGTATACATACAAAgttccaataataatggtcATTTTCAACTTATCCAAATATCTAGTCTACTTATTTAGTTTCAATTCCTAATACTTTTTATAGTAGTTATAGGTAGAACTTTGCCTTGATTCCTTATAATGTTGCTACTGTCACGTGCCCAGCTCATATATAGATTCTGTTGGGGGACTGTTGCTTACACGCTTAAAGTAAGAGAATcctttgataatgaatGGATATGTACAGTTTTTAGCAGACAGTCACTGTCATTTAGATGTGGAATGTTCATCTCAAAGAGCAGAAGAATTAGGGAATTTTTTGAACACTCTGGAGTCAATAATTGACCGCAGAGAGTTCTTTCATATTATGTCCTCAAATCATGTAGACATATTTCATATAGACTTAATATTAGACAAATTAGAAAACAAAACTGTTCTCCCATATTTCGGTATTCATCCATGGTACAGCCACTTATTTACTGATCTCAAGTTGGAGGAATTTGAGAACGAACAAGAATGGAAGCAAATTCATTACGAATCAGTACTTGATCCTACACCACCGTCCGAGTTGTTAGAGGTACTACCAAATCCCATAAGCTTCGACTCGCATGTTAATGAAATACGCAGGCTTGCCAACAAGCATCAAAAAAAGGGATTTTCTGTTGGCATTGGAGAAATTGGGTTAGATAAACTATTTAGAATTCCACTGAACGGATATTTTGGCAATCAGAAACTCCCCCTCAACGATAATCCAAATAAGCTATCGGCCTGTAGAGTCAAAATGGATCACCAAGCATACATATTTGCAAGGCAATTGAAATTGGCCAGTAGTTTGAAAAGACCTATTTCTTTACATTGTGTCAAGGCACATGGTTTACTATACGACCAAGTAACTAGTAAAAAAGAACTTGACGGCATTTCTTCAGTTATACTTCATTCATATTCCGGATCTCTCGATCAGGCAGGTTTGTGGATACGACACTTTTCGAAGTCGAATCGactattatatttttcgCTCTCAAATTGGATTAATGGATCCGCCAAGAAACAAGATTCGTTAAAAGATCTCGTTAAACTACTTGGCAACGATCAGATACTACTAGAAACTGATGTTGGTATAGACAAATATCTACTAGATCCTGAGAGAAgagaagaatatttcaatcagctaaaagaaatttttaTCAAGATATGCTCAATTAAAGGCTGGGGTGAAGATCTTGCGAAGGAGATCATATTTGACAATTGGAATAAATCTATCGCCCAATGAAGCTTGTCTTGGTATACGTAGGTTAGCGTCATAGCTAACGTACAAAGGTTTTTTGTAAATGTGATTGCTCGCAACCGAACGAGGTTCCATTCTACCGAAATTTCTGAAATAAAAATCTGgggttgaaaaatttacaaaCTGAAGGACTTACTGTCCAGACATAATAAATAAGCGTTTTATAATAGACATAAACATAAATAGCCTATAGATGAGACATTTACAATCTTGACTTGATGATGTCAACAAATTCTGGCTTTAAAGAAGCACCACCGACTAAGAAACCATCGACATCAGCCTTGTCCTTGAATTCAGGAGCATTCTTACCGTTGACAGAACCACCGTATAAGATTCTGGTCTTTTCAGCAGCATCAGCACCAATGGACTTAGATAAGTGTTCTCTGATAGCCTTGTGAGTTTCTTGAGCATCTTCTGGAGTAGCAGCTAAACCAGTACCAATAGCCCAGACTGGTTCGTAGGCAACAACAATCTTAGACCAGTCAGAGACAACTCTGGCAACAGCGTCTAATTGTCTAGCACATACATCTAAGGTAACGTTAGCCTTACGTTCCTCTAAGGTTTCACCAATACATAAGATGACAGATAAACCTTGATCTAAAGCGAACTTGGTCTTTGAAGCAATGAAGTCATCAGATTCCTTGATGATAGTTCTTCTTTCAGAGTGACCAGTTAAAGTCCAGGTGGCACctaaatctttaatttgttCTGGGGAAATTTCACCAGTGTAAGCACCAGAAGCCTTGTCGAAACAATTTTGAGCAGAAACTTCGATAGTCTTTTGCTTGTTTTCGTTGACAGCTAAAGCAATGTATGGTGCTGGTGGAGCAATGACAACTTCAACATTTGATGGTAATTCGGCCTTGTTTAAACCATCCACGATCTTGGAAACGGATTCTCTAGTACCGTTCATTTTAAAGTTACCTCCAACAAAGAATTGACGAGccattttgaattttattattattgtatttatcTATTAagtttttaataaatcgaTTGAATAcctattgataatgaaataattaGGAAAAGAACTAAGCAATTTGGCCGTCCTTTTATACGATTAAGTCCGAGACTGTACCATATTAAAAGGACGACCTTGTTCCGAGgtttcaatttattgatcCCGGAATCAGTCGATAGCGTGGACATAACCATCAATATACAGAATTGGGccttataatattttagtaGGATCTAACACGAATAGTGAATGATATATGTATTATCTATATAGATATATGGATATggatataaatatcaataaataaataaataatgtaGAAAATCAATCGAGTTAGTACTCAATCTTCTTGTAAGTTCTCTAAACTATTGTGCTTGCTGTTAGACACACTGTTAGCAACACTCTGATCATCAAGCGTAAACCTTGATGCTAAGGTTGACGGAGAACTAGGATAAGTGTCTTTCTCATGTTGGTCTGTGTTCATAGATTTTTGAAATGCATCCTTAATTTGTCGATCTTTGTAcctatttgattttatagCATCTCGTTGGGCCTGTATGATACTGGTAATGTCAAAATCTTCCGGATTGGCAAGCTTATTCTTAGTATTGAAACATACCTCATCACCAAATTCTCGTTTGACTACCTCCTCATCGATGTCACTATCGGGAAGGTCGTCCCAAGTTTTCAATGGTGTTTTCAATCTAAATTTACCGCCCTCCGACTGTTTCTTCATAATTAAGTATTGGCAATGAGGAATATTTCTCAATGATTCAAACTCTTCGTAACTCCACCGGAACCACTTCATGAGAAATACTCTGGCCCAGATACCGTGTGTTACCAAGATCAAGATGTTGGGAAAGTTATCTTGTTGAAATTGGCGAAATAATGTCTCATTAAAGCTCGCTATTCTATCGTAAACATCAGCAGCACTTTCGCCATGCGGTATTCTATAGAAAAAGTGCCCATAGTGTGCCCTTTCCTGCCATATTTTCTCCATTTGTTCTGATGTGCTTTGAAAATTCCCAAAATCTTGTTCTCTCATCCTAGGTTCTTCATGGACCTTGTACATTACACCTGGGACATATTTTATGCCGTCAATAATGTTGTTACATGTTTGCCTAGCTCGCAAATATGGCGAAGTATAGAATAGTATCGATTTAGGATTTCTTGTTTTATTTCGATCTTCGTCTTCCAGGGACACATGCTGtaaaaattctttcaatactAGCCCTGCTGATTTAGCCTGGCTATGCCCTTCATCTGTAAGGGCAACCTTGTGATTTGGTGTATATCTATTAACTGATTTATCACAATTCCCTTCTGACTCTCCATGTCTCACAAGTAAAATATACTACCCCTGTTAGTTCCATTCCTGTAGAAAGTGATATATATCTAAGCAAAAACACATACCTTTGGCTTTCCCATATTTTATTCTTACTTATTTCTTGTTATGTAGAAGTATAAGTAAAGCCAATCACTGTTTTGtaattaatgatatcaaCTATTTAGATACATCATGTGATTTTTTCTACAGTATAGAATTACTTAAAAGCCTTTTCCGTTAAATTAGTGTCTAATtcagaagaattataatatagagataaatttatatgatATAATGTGGTAAATTGTATACAACAATCAGAAATTTTAATGATAACAGTAAATATAAGTTATCTATTTGTCAGTAgtcaattttctttcgaTCGCAAAGCTCTTTGTTAAGTCTTCGTCGCATCTCTTCAAGATATCATCAGCTAATACATCTATAGCGTGAGAGTGTAACATGTTATTGTATCTTGATGGTTCAGTAGGCAACTTAAATAAGGATTGCCATTCTTCGGTGTCTAATTCCTTTTCGCCGATCTTAGCTCTTTCCAAGTTGTCCAACTTTCTTTGTTGCTTCCATTGCATAATTTTACTTTGCTCTTTTTGATGTTGTCTTTGGTAGTAATTGTAGTTGGTTTGGTCGTAATTGTATGCATCTACTTGGCCGTATAAGGATTCTAATAATTGGGCAGTAACATTTTGGTTGGAAGATAAGTTTAagatatcaaattcattttcagaTTTGGTATCATTGGTGGAGGATGCCAAGTATAAGTTGACCAAATGTTGGTTACGGATTCTAATTGGAATCTCGTCGAAGATATTCAAGAACGATAATTTGTGATTTTCTAAATCCTTTGATTTCCACTTACCGTCTAAGTAAGTTCTGACAAAACTCTCTGATAATCTTATAGCCTTCAAGTCCAATTCCTTTCCGATGGAAGCCATATTgtgaattaaaataaatgagTTCTTGTTGGTCAATTGTTGTTGAACTAACGCATCAACCAATTGTGTGGTAACAAAATTACCGGAAACAGTAGATTGAAACCACCCTTGGAAGCCAATACCATATCCTAACTTCTTTAACGAGTCCAATATATCTTGTTGGTATTTAGCTCCACTTCTTGAACGTAAAGACCCTCCCTCGTACTGATCTGGATATGGGTATGCAAAAGCATGGGTGATATCTAATGCACCACTGTCTGATTCAAATCCTAACAAAGCTCCTGAATATAATGATGGATAGTGTTCTGATGTATGTCTGATCAATGATAAGACAACGCTTGATTCAACATCAAttgatgttgttgttggCGCTTGGTATGATTTTCTATAATCGTTAGTATACGTTCTTTGTATTCACAATAGCTATCGTTGGCACTTCAAATACATACACTTGCTTAGTAGCcatattcatcaattattaGTGTTAATTACTACTATCCA encodes:
- a CDS encoding DEHA2F06666p (highly similar to uniprot|P38912 Saccharomyces cerevisiae YMR260C TIF11 Translation initiation factor eIF1A) translates to MGKTGKGKGGKNRRRGKNDNGGQKRELIYKDEGQEYAQITKMLGNGRIEVSCFDGEKRMGHIRGKLRKKVWMSQGDIILVSLRDFQDDQCDVIHKYNSDEARTLKNVGELPENAKINETDTFGADEDEDVNFEFGAEDSDEEEGEDLDIDDI
- a CDS encoding DEHA2F06688p (weakly similar to uniprot|P46963 Saccharomyces cerevisiae YML112W CTK3 Gamma subunit of C-terminal domain kinase I (CTDK-I) which phosphorylates the C-terminal repeated domain of the RNA polymerase II large subunit (Rpo21p) to affect both transcription and pre-mRNA 3' end processing), which codes for MDSFEASTQFTQILKGLTPSIQNLTRAAHFALKNSESEDYLFHTIIDTLDDPNIELNTKSTIFQFIEVLMHESLVISSQPKSHYTYPYVHNLKNSLPKILLKVLPGSNNSSLYNAYNSLKNISETCKVNYDEYNKKYSGISELFTDEDLENIDTNLPFPDIKVEDEIEASDPLITTWDLLIKKKKQSQYERLRLLKHSRMIEESVEEEDMFSYKGGKSQKDQNNGKANELLLSKKHILLRMEDDRETHKRSKENIWVVNRPKDASILTEDEFLVHYWNKYRVMAEEEEKTFMDSLDELNGLVVESYKDKQF
- a CDS encoding DEHA2F06710p (similar to uniprot|P38426 Saccharomyces cerevisiae YMR261C TPS3 115 kD regulatory subunit of trehalose-6-phosphate synthase/phosphatase complex), encoding MTIIIGTLFLPYTVKFDVGGRVDYDIDITQKDATVPNIQNDARNQQRKSVSAGMGTGISQSSILPSLSTSQQHTPRSGSPTFNDNASIMTGSDTDQVNSAQEFFHSHKRTPHDSQNILTDNLYDKLGSKLIQPRSRYSNVAFQSSVVDPKKKSEDAGLPGLKINRSSNNLTSLNNSSFSSYSNMIGLNPTTNSSTMSVPSTRQRTPISRQGFTLHSNSSSNSIPTRIKEVEEEEARESDYASDKSVDEDHIENFNDLVHGRTESKLTPFGGFSKPDLEDGILNQENIFEDAPWKVVLAGKGNVSLTKAVQIAVDAGGINDHKWVGTLAMPSDAVPNSVINGISDSLSENYDCEAVFPNDITFQGHYKSFCKQILWPTLHYQIPDDPKSKAFEDHSWGHYKLLNQLVADKIVDLYKKENGSSDPNDPNNMIWIHDYHLLLVPKMIREKLPEAKIGLFLHVSFPSSEVFRCFAQRKAILSGMLGANCITFQTDEYVRHFWQTCNRLLLADANEFGITYEGKFTMINTIPVGVDAKSLEGYLGSNEVNEWRNMIRERWSNKKLIVSRDKLEKLRGIKQKLLAYEKFLHSNPEYVDTTVLIQICPGTTQDSSYESEIMSIVGRINALTGDISFSQPVVLLQQDIGFEQYVALQCEAEVFVVASMREGLNLTCHEYIIATTEKKSPLMLSEFTGSSPLLNCNGEGAILINPWDLKRFAELFKVSLDMGQDEKVKRWTNCYKTICNHDSRNWVENCLQGINEGWDYDHSRNLNKLIPFTRDIFDSFYSRNDGGKRLFFLNLDTPSAIASTNDPSSKFHKLTSKSAVAAAGKNGAFSESSRFASLLNELLSDPLNHVYLTSYLKRSDLDTLYNRSPNLGLVAENGGYIKLTESDKWISIIDEVELEGWMPQVSQLIASKVERLPGSHMEVEDCTIRFHPGKSFENDRERSLSILGDCIQHVNELFSDQDGVHATLIRNVLIVQKNKLSMKALKFIISYYNQKKQGIKSESLIEEYQVKQVPGSAPSTPISETASLPPIKSPTSKIQKNLVTALFLSGGSTLIDEPGYEYANGLERSGEIPEVITVTVLGADSRTSATYCVSGKNELLGILSNPVSEPYKSHTA
- a CDS encoding DEHA2F06732p (weakly similar to uniprot|P38430 Saccharomyces cerevisiae YMR262W Hypothetical ORF) is translated as MNGYVQFLADSHCHLDVECSSQRAEELGNFLNTSESIIDRREFFHIMSSNHVDIFHIDLILDKLENKTVLPYFGIHPWYSHLFTDLKLEEFENEQEWKQIHYESVLDPTPPSELLEVLPNPISFDSHVNEIRRLANKHQKKGFSVGIGEIGLDKLFRIPSNGYFGNQKLPLNDNPNKLSACRVKMDHQAYIFARQLKLASSLKRPISLHCVKAHGLLYDQVTSKKELDGISSVILHSYSGSLDQAGLWIRHFSKSNRLLYFSLSNWINGSAKKQDSLKDLVKLLGNDQILLETDVGIDKYLLDPERREEYFNQLKEIFIKICSIKGWGEDLAKEIIFDNWNKSIAQ
- a CDS encoding DEHA2F06754p (similar to uniprot|P00942 Saccharomyces cerevisiae YDR050C TPI1 induced under stress conditions) → MARQFFVGGNFKMNGTRESVSKIVDGLNKAELPSNVEVVIAPPAPYIALAVNENKQKTIEVSAQNCFDKASGAYTGEISPEQIKDLGATWTLTGHSERRTIIKESDDFIASKTKFALDQGLSVILCIGETLEERKANVTLDVCARQLDAVARVVSDWSKIVVAYEPVWAIGTGLAATPEDAQETHKAIREHLSKSIGADAAEKTRILYGGSVNGKNAPEFKDKADVDGFLVGGASLKPEFVDIIKSRL
- a CDS encoding DEHA2F06776p (similar to uniprot|Q99288 Saccharomyces cerevisiae YDR051C), with product MGKPKYILLVRHGESEGNCDKSVNRYTPNHKVALTDEGHSQAKSAGLVLKEFLQHVSSEDEDRNKTRNPKSILFYTSPYLRARQTCNNIIDGIKYVPGVMYKVHEEPRMREQDFGNFQSTSEQMEKIWQERAHYGHFFYRIPHGESAADVYDRIASFNETLFRQFQQDNFPNILILVTHGIWARVFLMKWFRWSYEEFESLRNIPHCQYLIMKKQSEGGKFRLKTPLKTWDDLPDSDIDEEVVKREFGDEVCFNTKNKLANPEDFDITSIIQAQRDAIKSNRYKDRQIKDAFQKSMNTDQHEKDTYPSSPSTLASRFTLDDQSVANSVSNSKHNSLENLQED
- a CDS encoding DEHA2F06798p (highly similar to Candida albicans Q5ADU3 Potential translation initiation factor eIF3-gamma-p40 subunit), which translates into the protein MNMATKQVKSYQAPTTTSIDVESSVVLSLIRHTSEHYPSLYSGALLGFESDSGALDITHAFAYPYPDQYEGGSLRSRSGAKYQQDILDSLKKLGYGIGFQGWFQSTVSGNFVTTQLVDALVQQQLTNKNSFILIHNMASIGKELDLKAIRLSESFVRTYLDGKWKSKDLENHKLSFLNIFDEIPIRIRNQHLVNLYLASSTNDTKSENEFDILNLSSNQNVTAQLLESLYGQVDAYNYDQTNYNYYQRQHQKEQSKIMQWKQQRKLDNLERAKIGEKELDTEEWQSLFKLPTEPSRYNNMLHSHAIDVLADDILKRCDEDLTKSFAIERKLTTDK